One Maniola jurtina chromosome 25, ilManJurt1.1, whole genome shotgun sequence DNA segment encodes these proteins:
- the LOC123877946 gene encoding uncharacterized protein LOC123877946 isoform X2 translates to MCVSNTTIACLIILTFDIGNSSAGIQINITVASDKRDLNVTFYGSDDKVVSDREVKLYNITEDRLKNGTGHEFGVTPSDVFLTDPTPYGNLYLKYKWRQVTRRVTVSSAAVREVINEDVVLAVHEHINNTPIKVKVPIKLLQDVEYSLKSTWSKSGLPGDDVNYNTRVNFFNNKQFLFEKKWRNESMETATLPFGVQRPGNMTLAPRRRVTMKLRAKRTVVLLTVTYAAYLTGSVVANYPRLLGSYHFWAPAVDRVMAAARPRLNNRILTTELVELKCYTDPFLDVDVIDKT, encoded by the exons ATGTGCGTATCTAATACAACTATTGCgtgtttaataatattaacatttgaCATAGGAAATAGTTCCGCCggaatacaaataaatataacagTAGCGTCCGACAAGCGCGATCTCAATGTGACCTTCTACGGTTCGGATGATAAAGTCGTGAGCGACAGAGAAGTTAAACTGTACAATATCACCGAAGATAGACTCAAAAACGGCACCGGCCATGAGTTCGGCGTGACCCCAAGTGACGTGTTCCTCACGGACCCCACGCCGTATGGGAACTTGTATCTAAAGTACAAGTGGCGACAAGTGACCAGGAGAGTGACCGTCAGCAGTGCAGCCGTGCGTGAGGTCATCAACGAGGACGTTGTGCTGGCCGTTCACGAGCACATCAACAACACGCCGATTAAGGTTAAAGTGCCGATTAAATTGCTCCAAGACGTTGAATACAGTCTCAAATCGACTTGGTCTAAAAGTGGGTTGCCGGGGGACGACGTTAACTACAACACtagagttaatttttttaataataaacaatttctatTCGAAAAGAAATGGAGGAATGAATCTATGGAAACCGCGACGCTGCCCTTCGGAGTGCAGCGGCCCGGGAACATGACGCTCGCGCCGCGCAGACGAGTGACCATGAAGCTGAGAGCTAAGAGGACTGTCGTGCTGCTCACAGTGACGTACGCGGCGTATCTCACAG GCAGCGTGGTGGCCAACTACCCGCGCCTGCTGGGCAGCTACCACTTCTGGGCGCCCGCCGTCGACCGCGTGATGGCGGCGGCGCGGCCCCGCCTCAACAACAGGATCCTCACCACGGAGCTCGTGGAGCTCAAGTGTTACACGGATCCGTTCCTGGACGTGGATGTTATTGACAAAACCTGA
- the LOC123878159 gene encoding pro-resilin-like has product MFIFISLLACVAAEPPVGDGYAAARSSHDHHTRANQRSLSQEYGAPAVGATSSYNNDARSQLAFDRAGSAASHEYAAPGFRSVSQEHGPPNTRSRSGSGYGLPTARSSVSQEYGLPNARSGLSQNYGAPKAKSGLSQEYGAPNTRSGSSQSYGAPSARAGLSQEYGLPNTRSSISEEYGLPSSRSLSQQFSPPNIRNAATDYSRSQDYSISSAHSSPGYGSPQLRSSQDYADVPSDSYGAPLQRSQGLSDYTPSEEYNLPSQKNFDQPPSQKYGQPSFRNTQSYSSSSQGAASGRFSKGSPSSRAFQSSFGLRSPSQSFGTLRSSSYSAPGARDIESYAPAAKSISATYLPSSRSASETYGAPDGRSLSTEYGAPDTRGLSTNAYASSFDAARSIPSSKHGAAAGRGAMPSARHGVPQQHDALSGEGYGYARNALDELLNQEPASYEFGYAVSDSSSGSDFGHAESRRDQRAEGSYFVVLPDGTKQTVDYEADEQGFKPRISVQPADSAPEHDDRAAGLTGSSGGPYYYLPPSPASRNAGYPQAPLPGASFPGAPQLLAARTLQRGALGQANSLSRSNAHEHAARGRSGVTGSEGYDDNSAFYGRNEVDAQSEPASYSFGYTVSDASEGAQFGHREERREESAQGEYHVVLPDGRTQTVSYEADERGFKPQVSYQDSEQLARSGGYDADTRSHHTSGRDDIRGY; this is encoded by the exons ATGTTCATATTCATCAGTTTGCTGGCGTGCGTCGCCGCCGAGCCGCCTGTGGG GGACGGCTACGCCGCAGCACGCTCGAGCCACGATCATCACACGCGCGCCAACCAGAGGTCGCTGTCACAAGAGTATGGCGCGCCAGCGGTCGGCGCTACCAGCAGCTACAACAACGACGCCCGGTCACAGCTCGCCTTCGACCGAGCTGGCTCTGCGGCGTCCCACGAGTACGCGGCTCCTGGCTTCCGATCTGTATCTCAAGAGCATGGACCTCCCAATACTAGATCACGTTCAGGTTCAGGATACGGTCTGCCAACTGCTAGGTCGAGCGTCTCCCAAGAATATGGGCTCCCGAACGCTAGGTCTGGACTATCCCAAAACTACGGAGCACCCAAAGCTAAATCAGGACTGTCCCAGGAGTACGGAGCGCCGAACACTCGATCAGGATCATCCCAAAGTTATGGAGCACCAAGTGCAAGAGCAGGACTGTCCCAAGAGTATGGTCTACCGAATACTAGGTCGAGCATTTCTGAAGAGTACGGACTACCTAGCTCCCGAAGCCTTTCCCAACAATTTAGTCCTCCCAACATACGTAACGCTGCCACAGATTACTCTCGATCTCAGGATTACAGCATATCCAGTGCTCACTCGTCTCCAGGATATGGATCTCCTCAACTGAGAAGCTCGCAAGACTACGCCGATGTCCCGTCAGATTCCTATGGAGCACCCCTTCAAAGATCCCAGGGATTATCAGATTATACACCTTCGGAAGAATATAATCTGCCATCTCAGAAGAATTTCGATCAACCCCCATCTCAGAAATACGGGCAGCCTAGCTTCAGAAATACTCAGTCTTATAGCTCTAGTTCCCAAGGTGCAGCATCTGGTAGATTCAGCAAAGGTTCCCCATCTTCTAGAGCATTCCAATCGTCTTTTGGTTTAAGAAGCCCATCTCAATCTTTTGGGACTCTTCGCTCTTCGTCGTACTCGGCGCCCGGTGCAAGGGATATCGAGTCTTATGCCCCGGCCGCAAAGTCTATTTCTGCTACATATCTGCCAAGTTCCAGGAGTGCTTCTGAGACGTATGGAGCGCCTGATGGAAGGAGCTTGTCTACTGAATATGGTGCTCCTGATACTAGAGGTCTGAGCACCAATGCTTACGCTTCTTCGTTTGATGCAGCGAG ATCCATTCCCTCGAGTAAACACGGCGCCGCGGCCGGGCGGGGCGCGATGCCGTCCGCGCGGCACGGCGTCCCGCAGCAGCACGACGCGCTGTCCGGCGAGGGGTACGGCTACGCGAGGAACGCGCTCGACGAACTGCTGAATCAG GAGCCAGCGAGCTACGAGTTCGGCTACGCGGTGAGCGACTCGAGCAGCGGCAGCGACTTCGGGCACGCGGAGAGCAGGCGCGACCAGCGCGCCGAGGGCTCCTACTTCGTCGTGCTGCCCGACGGAACCAAGCAG ACGGTAGACTACGAAGCGGACGAGCAAGGCTTCAAGCCGAGGATCTCCGTGCAGCCGGCGGACAGCGCGCCCGAGCACGACGACCGCGCCGCCGGTCTCACCGGCTCCTCCGGTGGACCTTATTA CTACCTGCCGCCGTCGCCGGCGAGCCGCAACGCCGGCTACCCGCAGGCTCCGCTGCCCGGAGCCTCGTTCCCCGGCGCGCCGCAGCTCCTCGCAGCCAGGACTCTGCAGCGAGGAGCTCTCGGACAAGCAAACAGTTTGTCCAG AAGCAATGCTCACGAGCACGCCGCTCGAGGAAGGTCGGGCGTCACAGGCAGTGAAGGTTACGACGACAACTCTGCGTTCTATGGAAGAAATGAAGTCGACGCTCAATCG GAGCCGGCGAGCTACAGCTTCGGCTACACGGTGAGCGACGCGAGCGAGGGCGCGCAGTTCGGGCACCGCGAGGAGCGGCGCGAGGAGAGCGCGCAGGGGGAGTACCACGTGGTGCTGCCCGACGGACGCACGCAG ACAGTAAGCTACGAAGCAGACGAGCGCGGCTTCAAGCCGCAGGTGTCGTACCAGGACTCCGAGCAGCTCGCGCGCTCGGGCGGGTACGACGCCGACACCCGCAGCCACCACACCAGCGGCCGCGACGACATCCGGGGATACTGA
- the LOC123877946 gene encoding uncharacterized protein LOC123877946 isoform X1: MCVSNTTIACLIILTFDIGNSSAGIQINITVASDKRDLNVTFYGSDDKVVSDREVKLYNITEDRLKNGTGHEFGVTPSDVFLTDPTPYGNLYLKYKWRQVTRRVTVSSAAVREVINEDVVLAVHEHINNTPIKVKVPIKLLQDVEYSLKSTWSKSGLPGDDVNYNTRVNFFNNKQFLFEKKWRNESMETATLPFGVQRPGNMTLAPRRRVTMKLRAKRTVVLLTVTYAAYLTGTASQCCRQLYLPVFRDTVFTSSENRCSVMQRGGQLPAPAGQLPLLGARRRPRDGGGAAPPQQQDPHHGARGAQVLHGSVPGRGCY, from the exons ATGTGCGTATCTAATACAACTATTGCgtgtttaataatattaacatttgaCATAGGAAATAGTTCCGCCggaatacaaataaatataacagTAGCGTCCGACAAGCGCGATCTCAATGTGACCTTCTACGGTTCGGATGATAAAGTCGTGAGCGACAGAGAAGTTAAACTGTACAATATCACCGAAGATAGACTCAAAAACGGCACCGGCCATGAGTTCGGCGTGACCCCAAGTGACGTGTTCCTCACGGACCCCACGCCGTATGGGAACTTGTATCTAAAGTACAAGTGGCGACAAGTGACCAGGAGAGTGACCGTCAGCAGTGCAGCCGTGCGTGAGGTCATCAACGAGGACGTTGTGCTGGCCGTTCACGAGCACATCAACAACACGCCGATTAAGGTTAAAGTGCCGATTAAATTGCTCCAAGACGTTGAATACAGTCTCAAATCGACTTGGTCTAAAAGTGGGTTGCCGGGGGACGACGTTAACTACAACACtagagttaatttttttaataataaacaatttctatTCGAAAAGAAATGGAGGAATGAATCTATGGAAACCGCGACGCTGCCCTTCGGAGTGCAGCGGCCCGGGAACATGACGCTCGCGCCGCGCAGACGAGTGACCATGAAGCTGAGAGCTAAGAGGACTGTCGTGCTGCTCACAGTGACGTACGCGGCGTATCTCACAGGTACCGCCAGCCAGTGTTGTCGCCAGCTGTACCTACCTGTTTTCcgagacacagtttttactagttCGGAAAACAGATGTTCAGTGAT GCAGCGTGGTGGCCAACTACCCGCGCCTGCTGGGCAGCTACCACTTCTGGGCGCCCGCCGTCGACCGCGTGATGGCGGCGGCGCGGCCCCGCCTCAACAACAGGATCCTCACCACGGAGCTCGTGGAGCTCAAGTGTTACACGGATCCGTTCCTGGACGTGGATGTTATTGA
- the LOC123877999 gene encoding uncharacterized protein LOC123877999 gives MKMLALMLVSIALAEGGGSGPYSPRGWRPDGPSFLLPSEIVEASPTPAVESSLPGSEASGSEFLREYGPPKVQDISQNLLNQGLPDVAMEQLFELSAHSAGSSQVVAEKVVEVSEVQPEAVSAELPSAAAVDDYPPISAELPILDFVVKATTTIPNIEPATEVSSQSNQQESNVQSNQQSSQASSQYVSELTNQQNSETQSTEFETQQDSQESATVQTNQQESAQALESQQESSTVSALEKVTASVDSVGNTEVLLVNIPAIYDQNVPELQNIPDIIAGLEKEVLTEQAAAKQAGSEVPEGFLEYGPPAFAEYGPPKREPSGNLRAIDTNETRRRRFSPRIRFGKK, from the exons ATGaag ATGTTAGCGCTAATGTTGGTGAGCATCGCGCTGGCGGAGGGCGGGGGATCAGGGCCGTACTCGCCGCGCGGCTGGAGACCAGACGGACCCTCCTTCTTGCTGCCTTCAGAGATCGTG GAAGCATCACCAACACCAGCAGTGGAGTCGAGCCTCCCGGGCTCCGAGGCGTCAGGCTCTGAATTCCTCAGAGAGTACGGTCCTCCCAAAGTACAAGACATATCCCAGAACCTGCTGAACCAGGGTCTGCCGGACGTGGCGATGGAGCAACTCTTCGAGCTGTCGGCTCACAGTGCTGGCTCGAGCCAAGTTGTTGCTGAAAAAGTTGTTGAAGTTTctgaag TTCAACCTGAAGCAGTATCAGCAGAGTTGCCATCTGCAGCTGCAGTAGATGACTACCCGCCCATTTCCGCCGAACTACCAATCTTAGACTTCGTAGTCAAAGCAACGACTACCATTCCTAACATTGAACCGGCTACAGAAGTTAGCAGTCAATCGAATCAGCAAGAGTCTAATGTGCAATCGAATCAGCAAAGTTCGCAAGCATCGTCACAGTACGTTAGTGAGCTAACGAATCAACAAAATTCGGAAACTCAGTCTACAGAATTCGAGACACAGCAAGACTCTCAAGAATCGGCGACAGTCCAAACGAATCAACAAGAATCTGCACAAGCTTTGGAGTCTCAGCAGGAGTCATCCACAGTGAGCGCCTTGGAGAAGGTCACAGCATCGGTCGATTCTGTCGGCAACACGGAGGTGTTGCTGGTGAACATACCCGCGATATACGACCAGAACGTCCCCGAGCTCCAGAACATACCCGATATCATCGCTGGCTTGGAGAAGGAGGTTTTGACGGAACAG GCTGCAGCGAAGCAGGCAGGGAGCGAGGTGCCGGAGGGGTTCCTGGAGTACGGACCCCCGGCCTTCGCCGAGTACGGACCTCCAAAACGAGAACCATCGGGGAATCTTCGAGCTATAGATACCAACGAGACTAGGAGGCGACGGTTTTCACCCAGAAtaag atTCGGAAAGAAGTAA